Below is a genomic region from Billgrantia tianxiuensis.
TGCGTCGCGCCTGAAAATCCTCGCAGTTGGAGACCGAAGAAATCTCGCGGTAGGTCTGCTGGCTTGGCAGCCACACTTCCAGATCGTAGGTCTTGGCCGCGCCAAAGCCCATGTCACCGGTACATAGCGTGACCACCCGGTAGGGCAACTCGAGCGCCTGCAGAATCGCCTCGGCGTGTCCGCGCATCTCTTCGAGCGCCTCATAGCTCTTCTCGGGCTCGACCAGTTGCACCATCTCGACCTTGTCGAACTGGTGCTGGCGGATCATGCCACGGGTGTCGCGACCGTGGGAACCCGCCTCGCTGCGGAAGCACGGCGTGTGCGCCGTGAGCTTGAGCGGCAGCATCTTATGCTCGAGGATCTCGTCGCGGGCGAAGTTGGTCAGCGGCACTTCGGCGGTAGGGATGAGATGAAAGCTGCGCTCGTCGTCCAGCCGAAACAGATCCTCGCCGAACTTGGGTAACTGGCCGGTACCGAACAGCGAGGCCTCGTTGACCATGTAGGGAACGTAGCACTCCTCGTAGCCGTGCTCGAGGGTCTGCTTGTCGAGCATGAACTGGGTCAGCGCCCGGTGCAGGCGGGCGATCTGGCCACGCATCACGGCAAAGCGCGAACCGGTCAGCTTGGCCGCCAGTTCGAAGTCCAGCTCTCCCTTGAGCCCGCCCAGGTCGACATGGTCGCGCACTTCGAAGTCATATTCGCGCGGCGTACCCCAGCGGTGCAGCTCGACGTTGTCCTCCTCACTCTCGCCTGCCGGCACGCTGTCGTGGGGCAGGTTGGGAATGCCACTGACCAGGGCATCCCACTCCTCCTGAACTTCCGCTAGCTGCCGCTTGGCGGCATCGAGGCGGTCGCCGAGGTCACTCACCTCGTCGAGCAGCGGCTGGATGTCCTCGCCGGATGCCTTGGCCTTGCCGATCGCCTTGGAGCGGGTATTGCGCTCGTTCTGCAGGGACTCGGTCTCGGTCTGCAAGTCACGACGCCGGGACTCCAGCGCCTCGAGCCGTTCGGTATCGAGGGTAAAGCCACGTTTGGCCAGTCGTTGGGCAACCGTATCGAGGTCGCTGCGCAGCAGTTTGGGATCGAGCATGGAATCCGGTCCGTAACAGTCGGTGAATCGGAAAATCGAGCCGTCCATTGTAGGCAAAAGGCCGTGAGGGCGCCACGCGCTCACGGCCCCCTCATGCAGGCTGCCCAGTTTTCGCTCGTTGGCTTTGCCAATGTGCGGTGACGTCCTATCATCATCTGCCAGACCAATGCCTAGAGACGAGATGCCAGCCACTCGATACCGCTTGCCGCAGCCCAAACCGCGGCAGGCGCTGCCGACCCAGCCTCGCCAGCGCATCCTGCGGATGCGCGTCACTGCCTCTCGCGGTAAAGTAGCGTCACTCCTTGCCGTCTCGCCTAACGGGCGGCATCAAACGACCGAATACGACTAGCCATGATCGCAAGACTGGACATCGCCGACGCTCCTGTCATCGAGGGCCTCGGCGCTCACTACCTGCGTTTTCTCGAGGCGCTGAAAGACTCGGGCTTCGAGGGCGAGATTGCCCCGGACTATGCCGACCGCACGGTGCTGGCCACCGACAACTCGATCTACCAGCGCCTGCCCCAGGCGGCACTGTTCCCGCGCCACGCCGAGGATCTCGAACGCATCGCCCGGCTCGCCGCCGAGCCCAAGCATCGCCAGGTGGTGCTCACGCCCCGCGGCGGCGGCACCGGTACCAACGGCCAGTCGCTCACCGATGGCCTGGTGGTGGATGTCTCCCGCCATATGAACCGGATACTGGAGATCGACGTCGAGCAGCGCCGGGTGCGCGTGCAGGCCGGCGTGGTCAAGGATCAGCTCAACGCGGCATTGAAGCCTCATGGGCTGTTCTTCGCCCCAGACCTCTCCACCTCCAATCGCGCCACCATCGGCGGCATGATCTCCACCGATGCCAGCGGCCAGGGCAGCTGCGAGTATGGCAAGACCCGCAATCATGTAATCGAGCTCGACACCGTGCTACTTGGCGGCGAGCGGCTGCTCAGTCGCCCGGTGGACGACGCCGAGCTGGAGACGCTGTGTCACCACAGCGGCGTGATCGGCGACGCTTACCGTACCGCCCGCGAGATCATCGACACCCAGCGCGAGCTGATCGAGGCCAAGTTTCCGCCGCTCAACCGCTGCCTGACCGGCTACGATCTGGCGCATCTCAGGGACGCACAAGGACGTCTCGACCTCAACAGCCTGCTGTGTGGCTCCGAGGGTTCACTCGGGTTCCTCAACGAGGCCGTGCTCAACGTGCTGCCGATCCCCAAGCACTCGACCCTGGTCAACGTGCGCTATGCCGGCTTCATGGACGCCCTGCGCGACGCCAAGGCACTGATGGCTTCCGCCGCCAGACCCACCTCCATCGAGACGGTGGACGACAGGGTACTGCTGCTGGCCATGGAGGACTTCGTCTGGGACAGCGTGGCGGAGTTCTTCCCCAGCGAGGCGTCTGCCACCGCTGCCGTGGGCGATACCGCCACAGCCGAACGGCAGGCGGTGGCCATACGCGGCATCAACCTGATCGAGTTCAACGACGACGATCCCGAGCGGCTCGCCGAGCGGGTGGCTGCCTTCGGTCGTCATCTGGAAACGGATGAGAGCGTACCTCGCCTTGGCTACACCCTGGCCCAGGGGCGCGCCCAGATCCAGCAGGTCTACGGCATGCGCAAGCGCGCCGTGGGTCTGCTGGGCAATGCCAAGGTCGACGAGAAGGGCGAGAAGCGGCCGATCCCCTTCGTCGAGGACACCGCCGTACCGCCGGAGCAGCTGGCCGACTTCATCGCCGAATTCCGCGCCGCGCTGGACGCCCGCGGGCTCAGCTACGGCATGTTCGGCCATGTCGATGCCGGCGTGCTGCACGTGCGCCCCGCCATCGACATGAAGGATCCGGAACAGGAGCGGCTGATCCGCGAGGTTTCCGACGAAGTGGCCGAGCTGACCCACAAGTACGGCGGCCTGCTGTGGGGCGAGCATGGCAAGGGGGTGCGTTCCGAGTATGCCCCCAAGTTCTTCGGCGAACTCTACCCCAGCCTGCAGCGGGTCAAGGCCGCCTTCGACCCACACAATCAGCTGAATCCCGGCAAGATTGCCACGCCTGCCGAAGCCGAGGCCGGAACACCCGTACAGTTGGTCGACCCGGGCCTGCTGACCATTGACGGCGTGCCCACCCGCGGCCAGCTCGACCGCCAGATCGACGAGCGCGCCTGGCAGGCCCACGCCGCCACGGTGTACTGCAACGGCAACGGCGCCTGCTACAACTACGACCCCGACGACGCCATGTGTCCCTCGTGGAAGGCGACACGCGATCGCATCCACTCGCCCAAGGGCCGCGCCAGCCTCGTCCGCGAGTGGCTGCGCCTACAGGGCAATGCCGGGATCGACCTGGTGGAAGAGGCGCGCCAACAGCGCCACGAAGGCGCCTGGGGCTTTTTCAAGCGCCTGCCGGCTCGGGTGCGTAACACCTGGCGCCGCCGGGAAGAGGCCGACTTCTCCCATGAAGTCTACGACGCCATGGCGGGATGCCTGGCTTGCAAGTCCTGCGCCGGCCAGTGCCCGATCAAGGTCAACGTACCAGACTCGCGCTCGCAGTTCCTCGAGGTCTACCATGGCCGCTACCTGCGCCCGGTGCGGGACTACCTGATCGGCGGCATGGAGTTCTTCGTGCCCTATCTCGCCCACGCCGCGCCGTTGTACAACGCCGCGCTGAAGCAACGCCTGGTGGACCGGCTGCTGTCGCAGCACATCGGCTTGGTCGACAGCCCACGCCTCTCTCGCGCACGGCTGACCAAGCAGCTGCGCACCTGGGGCGTCGCCGAGGCTACACCGACCTCATTGGGCCTGCTCAGCGAGGCGCAGAAAGCCAGGAGCGTGGTCATCGTGCAGGATGCCTTCACCAGCCACTTCGAGGCAGAACTGGTGATGGACATCGTCGAGCTGCTCTCGCGCCTGGACATCAAGGTGTTCGTCGCCCCCTACTCAGCCAACGGCAAGCCGCTGCACGTGCAGGGCTTCCTTGGCGCATTCGAGCGCACGGCAGCGAAACAGGCCCGACGGCTGCGCGCCCTGGCCGAGTTCGGCGTGCCGCTGGTGGGCATCGACCCGGCCATGACCCTCACCTACCGCCAGGAGTACGTGAAAGCGCTGGGGCCCGATGCCGTGCCCGAGGTGCTGATGCTGCAGGAGTGGCTGGTGGCTCAGGGCAAGCGCCTGGTGCCGCCGGCCCTGGCCCGGGAGCTCGAGAAACTCGACGACCCGAGCTTCCGGCTGCTCTCCCACTGCACCGAGAAGACCAACGCCCCGGGTAGCCCCAAGGCGTGGCAGCAGGTATTCGCCGCCTTCGGCTTCGAGCTCGAACTCGTCGCCACCGGCTGCTGCGGGATGTCCGGTACCTACGGCCACGAGGCGCGCAACCTCGAGACTTCGAGGACCATCTACGCCCAGTCGTGGCAGCCAGTGGTCGAGGATGAGGCCAACCGGAGCCGCCTGCTGGCCACCGGCTACTCCTGCCGCAGCCAGGCCAGCCGCCTCTCCGGCCAGGCTCTGCCGCACCCGCTGCAGGGGCTGCTCAGCCACCTGCGTCAGCTAAGCTGGTAAACGAGCAAGGCTGGCGGGATACCCGCCAGCCTTGCTGGCCAAACAAGTCATACCAGCAGGAAAAACAAGCTGGAGAGCAGGAGGCCGGATGTCCCGCACCCTGATCCTCATCGGCCTGTGTATCATCGTCATCGGCCTATTCTGGCCATGGCTCTCCAAGCTGCCGCTCGGTCAACTGCCGGGCGACATCACCATTCGCCGCGAGAACTTCTCGTTCTACTTCCCGATCACCACCATGATCCTGCTGAGCCTGCTCATTAGTGGGTTATTGTGGCTGTTCAACCGCTGAAGCATTTTCTTCAGCGGTACGTCTAACTGGCAGCCATAGGGTGAAAGTCGTGCCCTCCCCAGGCCGGCTGTCGACCTCGATTCGGCCCCCGTGCTTCTGCACGATGCCATAGGAGAGCGACAAGCCGAGGCCGGTCCCCTGCCCAACCGGCTTGGTGGTAAAGAAGGGATCGAAGATCCGCGACTGCAACTCGTCTGGAATTCCCGCGCCGTCATCGGCGAAGGTGAGCCAAACCTGATCGCCCTCACAGCCGGTTCGAAGGGTAATGGTGCCGTGTTCTTCGATCGCCTGGGCCGCATTGACCAGCAGGTTGAGGAATACCTGGTTGAGCTGGGCTGGTACACACTCGACGGCAGGCAATTGGCCATACTCTCGCACTACCGTGGCTTTGTACTTGATCTCGTTGGCCACCACGTTGAGTGTACTCTCAAGCCCCTGGTGGAGGTCGGCAAACTGCCAATCGGTGGCACCGGTACGGGAGAAGTCGCGCAGATCCTGAACGATGCGCCGTACCCGGGACGTGCCATCGATCGACTCAGCAATCAGTGCACCAACATCTTCTCGCAAATAGCCCAGTTCGAGCTCTATCTTGAGCTGCGCGATCTGCCCAGCAGCCTCGGCCGTCAATGACGGCTCGACCGCTTCGTAGGCATCGATCAGGCGCAGCAGATCATTGATGTGCCGACGCAGGGTGTTGAGGTTGGAATTGACGAAGCCAATGGGATTGTTGATCTCATGGGCAACGCCCGCGGCAAGCTGGCCGATCGAAGCCAGCTTCTCCGACTGGAGCAGTTGATTATGAGCTTCCTCCAGCTTACCGATGAGGACTCGCTGCTCCTCCTTCTCGCGCTCCAGGGCCACGAGGGCTTCGCGCCGTTCGCGAATCTCCCGCGCCATGTCCTCCTGAGCCTGCTGCAAGGCGCGGTTGATCTGCTCGTTCTCGCGCAGCGCCGCCTCCAGTTCCCTGGTTCGAGCCCGTACCTGGTCTTCCAGCATCACTGCGGTCTGGAAGAGACTGAAACCCGAGCCTCGCACGCTGGTGCTGCGTTCGGCTCGGTCCATCAAGGCCTGCACCATCTTGCGCAGTTGTTCGGCCTCAAGCTGTCGCTGCGGCACCGGCCGGGGTGCTACAGCTCGCGGCGCTTGCTGTTTGTGTCGATCATGCAAACTCCAACCGCTTACCAACCCACTCATTTTACTGCGGATGCAATCGCCAATGGCGATACCGGTCAGTGTCTGGTTCATGTGCACACCGCCGTATTGTTCGCCATAAGTACTGAAGCCAACCGCGTTGTAGCGATCAAGAACCGCCTCTACCGCCGCCTTGGTATTCTTCTGCGTGACCTCCAGGTTGCGCAGTATGCAATCGCAAGAGAGAACCAACTGAGGCAAGCCGAGTTCCTCGCACAGCTGCGTCATGGTTGCCTCCAGGTCAGAGACCAAGTCCATGCCCTGGGCCACACGCAGGACCAGCCCCTCATCGATGGCGCTGTAAAAGGTCAAGCTACCGTCTGGCCCGGCTTTTTGTATCGAGCGAACGTAGTCGGTGCCATCGATCAGTACGACCACCGGTGCAGCAGCAAAATGGTGCGGCTCGAGCGCTTCCACGGTGACGCCTATCAGCTCGGCATAGGCCTGGGCAGCAGGTATGCCGTTGATCTCGTAGACGACCCGCTGTTCCGCATCGGCCCGGGTGACGACCAAGCGCTCCTCCAGCGAGAGGAAATGCTGCGTCTTGAACTGGCGGAACGGAAAATCAGTACTCAACAAGGTCAGTACGGCACTGTCGTGGTGGAAGGCACCGTCATGGAATACCCAGGTTTGATCAAAGCACAGGTCATCGCCGGCCGAGCCGCCCACCAGCACGATATCCCCCAGCGCCGTCTGCAGCGTTCGTGCTACCTGCTCTTCACGCACGGACAGGCCATCGATGAGGAGAAAACCGAAGCTATGGCCGCCGCTCGGCTTTGCCGCCCGCGCATCGAGGCGTTGCAGGAGAGAGTCGGTAAAGGTCTGGCCACGCGCGATGCTGAATTGCTGAAGGTCATCCAACCGTCCGGTGACCGCCGTACAGCTGCCAGCCGGGAAGCTGACACCAGTGAGCGTGTGGTCGAGGTAACCCAGGGGACCGATTTCACCGGCGGTAGTGCACCCCACCACCGGTATGTCACCGAACAGGCGATTCATCTCGTCAGCCAGCGCTGCCAGATCATAGTGACTGGAACAGAAGAACAGCACCAGCTCGGTATCGGGCTGGATCACCTCCTGATGAAACTCCCGTACGGCAGTGCAGGCATCCTCAGCGCGGGTTTGCATGCTGCGAATCCGGCTCATGGCGGCTCCCCCTCGTGGGTCGTCCTTATTGTTATCGGCCACAGCCGCTGAAGATTGAGCCTCTAGTCGTTGACCATGCTTTAAATATTCTTAGATGATCCGCCCCGGGGTACGCCTCGACACCCAGGCATGAATCAACCCAGCCTGAAAGAATTGTACTGGCGACTCGAAGCCACCTGACTCGATGATTGACGCCACTCTACTCGGCGGAAGCACTCCAACGTCATTGGCGTAAGCCTTACGCATGCGCTCAACTCCCTCGGGCGAAATGTCTGCCCGCGCCATCATGTTCATCCAGAGGCGAAGCAACACCTCATATTCAGGGGATCCTATATCCGAAGACAAATCAGAACTCGCAAGAAGCCCTCCTGGCCTGAGCCTCTTCGCTATTTCCAGAAAAAACTCAGAGCGCGCCTGTTGATCGAGAATGAATTGAGAGACCAGAAAGCAGGTCGCCGCATCGAACTCTGCAACATCGGCAAGTGATTCAAGATAGCCTTCGTGAAAGTGGCAGCGCATCTCGAATCCATCCTTTTCGGCCAGTTGCCGACAGATTTCGAGCATTGCGCCGGATGGCTCTACCGCGGTAAACCGCCAGCCAGGGTTGTTGTGAGCAAGGTGAGCCAGCTCCGCTCCCGTTCCGACCCCGACACAGAGAATGTGCGAATCTGAGGGAAGCTCGACAAACGCCGACTCCAGTAGAAAGTGAAGACAGTTTCGAATCGGCAACGTCTTTTCCCACTGCGTATCGTAGCCTGCAGCCTGTTGATCGAATAATGCCTTGATTTCGTCTTGTTTCATTAGCTCTTCCCTGCTCGCTTTCCACCCAATGCAAAGCATAGCGGCGGCCCACCGTGGACGCTTTTCATTATCTGAAATTTTCAGTTGTCTACCGCAATATACCACTTGGGCCTTATGCGTCCAAAATCCCTTCGAACATTGGTTCTCAAGGCTTTTTTGAATCCAGCACCACAGCGCCGCTTTCATCTCTGAAAAAAACCACCCAATGCCAGAATGGGCTGCCTTTTTCCATACGCCATTTAATGGCCATGAGAGCCTTGTCTGGAAGCAGCTCCCATGTCTCAAATGGCGTTTCCTTGGGAGCAAGCGAAATACTAAACTCCCTTAACAGTTTCCGCACATACTCAGTCTCGGACCACAAGGCCGTGTCTTCGGCGTAAATACCTATAGCGTTAGCTTTCTGCTTTGCCTCAGCATATGTAACGCCAGCAATAACGGCGCTCGCAGCAATGCCACAACCGGATATTTCTTCTTGAATGACTGGTTCCATTTCCCTATCGACCGACAGACTTGATCAGCCATTACCCTCCATCGACCTCTTGGAGTCAAGGAGGAATGACAACCGCAACACATAGCCCGCTAGCGCACGTCAACGCAATCCACAGCCATGACGGCCCACGCTACGCTGTGCGGCGATGCACCAAGTCTGCTGAGGGATTCGATAGAAAAAATATATCGGTTAGACGGCAAACGAACTCCTAGGCTGATGTGGGCACGCTTCGCTTGGCTTAGTTAGGTACACGCCAGCGACGAACGAAAACGCGAACAAGAACAAGGAG
It encodes:
- the serS gene encoding serine--tRNA ligase; the protein is MLDPKLLRSDLDTVAQRLAKRGFTLDTERLEALESRRRDLQTETESLQNERNTRSKAIGKAKASGEDIQPLLDEVSDLGDRLDAAKRQLAEVQEEWDALVSGIPNLPHDSVPAGESEEDNVELHRWGTPREYDFEVRDHVDLGGLKGELDFELAAKLTGSRFAVMRGQIARLHRALTQFMLDKQTLEHGYEECYVPYMVNEASLFGTGQLPKFGEDLFRLDDERSFHLIPTAEVPLTNFARDEILEHKMLPLKLTAHTPCFRSEAGSHGRDTRGMIRQHQFDKVEMVQLVEPEKSYEALEEMRGHAEAILQALELPYRVVTLCTGDMGFGAAKTYDLEVWLPSQQTYREISSVSNCEDFQARRMQARFRHPEQKKPQLLHTLNGSGLAVGRCLIAVMENHQNADGSITVPEALRPYLGGIATINSRSPN
- the ydiJ gene encoding D-2-hydroxyglutarate dehydrogenase YdiJ, translated to MIARLDIADAPVIEGLGAHYLRFLEALKDSGFEGEIAPDYADRTVLATDNSIYQRLPQAALFPRHAEDLERIARLAAEPKHRQVVLTPRGGGTGTNGQSLTDGLVVDVSRHMNRILEIDVEQRRVRVQAGVVKDQLNAALKPHGLFFAPDLSTSNRATIGGMISTDASGQGSCEYGKTRNHVIELDTVLLGGERLLSRPVDDAELETLCHHSGVIGDAYRTAREIIDTQRELIEAKFPPLNRCLTGYDLAHLRDAQGRLDLNSLLCGSEGSLGFLNEAVLNVLPIPKHSTLVNVRYAGFMDALRDAKALMASAARPTSIETVDDRVLLLAMEDFVWDSVAEFFPSEASATAAVGDTATAERQAVAIRGINLIEFNDDDPERLAERVAAFGRHLETDESVPRLGYTLAQGRAQIQQVYGMRKRAVGLLGNAKVDEKGEKRPIPFVEDTAVPPEQLADFIAEFRAALDARGLSYGMFGHVDAGVLHVRPAIDMKDPEQERLIREVSDEVAELTHKYGGLLWGEHGKGVRSEYAPKFFGELYPSLQRVKAAFDPHNQLNPGKIATPAEAEAGTPVQLVDPGLLTIDGVPTRGQLDRQIDERAWQAHAATVYCNGNGACYNYDPDDAMCPSWKATRDRIHSPKGRASLVREWLRLQGNAGIDLVEEARQQRHEGAWGFFKRLPARVRNTWRRREEADFSHEVYDAMAGCLACKSCAGQCPIKVNVPDSRSQFLEVYHGRYLRPVRDYLIGGMEFFVPYLAHAAPLYNAALKQRLVDRLLSQHIGLVDSPRLSRARLTKQLRTWGVAEATPTSLGLLSEAQKARSVVIVQDAFTSHFEAELVMDIVELLSRLDIKVFVAPYSANGKPLHVQGFLGAFERTAAKQARRLRALAEFGVPLVGIDPAMTLTYRQEYVKALGPDAVPEVLMLQEWLVAQGKRLVPPALARELEKLDDPSFRLLSHCTEKTNAPGSPKAWQQVFAAFGFELELVATGCCGMSGTYGHEARNLETSRTIYAQSWQPVVEDEANRSRLLATGYSCRSQASRLSGQALPHPLQGLLSHLRQLSW
- a CDS encoding DUF2905 domain-containing protein, which translates into the protein MSRTLILIGLCIIVIGLFWPWLSKLPLGQLPGDITIRRENFSFYFPITTMILLSLLISGLLWLFNR
- the nosP gene encoding nitric oxide-sensing protein NosP, producing MSRIRSMQTRAEDACTAVREFHQEVIQPDTELVLFFCSSHYDLAALADEMNRLFGDIPVVGCTTAGEIGPLGYLDHTLTGVSFPAGSCTAVTGRLDDLQQFSIARGQTFTDSLLQRLDARAAKPSGGHSFGFLLIDGLSVREEQVARTLQTALGDIVLVGGSAGDDLCFDQTWVFHDGAFHHDSAVLTLLSTDFPFRQFKTQHFLSLEERLVVTRADAEQRVVYEINGIPAAQAYAELIGVTVEALEPHHFAAAPVVVLIDGTDYVRSIQKAGPDGSLTFYSAIDEGLVLRVAQGMDLVSDLEATMTQLCEELGLPQLVLSCDCILRNLEVTQKNTKAAVEAVLDRYNAVGFSTYGEQYGGVHMNQTLTGIAIGDCIRSKMSGLVSGWSLHDRHKQQAPRAVAPRPVPQRQLEAEQLRKMVQALMDRAERSTSVRGSGFSLFQTAVMLEDQVRARTRELEAALRENEQINRALQQAQEDMAREIRERREALVALEREKEEQRVLIGKLEEAHNQLLQSEKLASIGQLAAGVAHEINNPIGFVNSNLNTLRRHINDLLRLIDAYEAVEPSLTAEAAGQIAQLKIELELGYLREDVGALIAESIDGTSRVRRIVQDLRDFSRTGATDWQFADLHQGLESTLNVVANEIKYKATVVREYGQLPAVECVPAQLNQVFLNLLVNAAQAIEEHGTITLRTGCEGDQVWLTFADDGAGIPDELQSRIFDPFFTTKPVGQGTGLGLSLSYGIVQKHGGRIEVDSRPGEGTTFTLWLPVRRTAEENASAVEQPQ
- a CDS encoding class I SAM-dependent methyltransferase is translated as MKQDEIKALFDQQAAGYDTQWEKTLPIRNCLHFLLESAFVELPSDSHILCVGVGTGAELAHLAHNNPGWRFTAVEPSGAMLEICRQLAEKDGFEMRCHFHEGYLESLADVAEFDAATCFLVSQFILDQQARSEFFLEIAKRLRPGGLLASSDLSSDIGSPEYEVLLRLWMNMMARADISPEGVERMRKAYANDVGVLPPSRVASIIESGGFESPVQFFQAGLIHAWVSRRTPGRII